Proteins co-encoded in one Juglans regia cultivar Chandler chromosome 16, Walnut 2.0, whole genome shotgun sequence genomic window:
- the LOC109002315 gene encoding COBRA-like protein 6, whose protein sequence is MGMALIFIFLFLLSSISSSYGYDSLDPDANITITWDLMLDNGNTYDLRVSLYNFQLFRHVERPGWKLSWTWKGDEAIWDMWGAEATQQGNCSRFRGQFLPHCCEKQPVIVDLMPGARYNKQFSKCCKEGLLSSMTQDPSMSVAAFRMNVNKASAGNISGDSSFMPMNFNLGLPGYTCGVPFQVPPTMFKEDGSRRWTQALETWNVTCIYSQFQASPAPKCCVSLSAFYNSTIVPCPQCSCNCQGLAGGKCVKSGETPSLLEQPHANEEDPQPLVRCSPHMCPIQVHWHVKNSYREYWRVKITITNLNFVKNYSMWNLVVLHPNLGNVTQVFSFNYHPLNSYAYINDTGMFWGIQYYNDMLLQSGPSGNVQTEMLLHKVPGIFTFREGWTFPRRITFNGDECVMPPPDQYPRLPNTAHTHSDTPTLSILSFSLLLLLLL, encoded by the exons ATGGGTATGGCCTTGattttcatcttcctctttctcttaaGCTctatctcttcttctt ATGGGTATGATTCACTGGACCCCGATGCCAATATAACGATTACATGGGATCTCATGCTTGACAATGGTAACACGTATGAT TTAAGGGTATCACTCTACAACTTCCAACTATTTCGACATGTGGAGCGGCCTGGTTGGAAACTGAGCTGGACATGGAAAGGGGACGAGGCAATATGGGATATGTGGGGAGCAGAGGCAACCCAGCAAGGAAACTGCTCCAGATTTAGGGGTCAATTTCTTCCTCATTGCTGTGAGAAGCAGCCAGTGATTGTTGATCTCATGCCAGGAGCACGTTATAACAAGCAGTTTTCCAAATGCTGCAAGGAAGGGTTGCTCTCCTCCATGACACAAGACCCTAGCATGTCTGTTGCCGCTTTTCGGATGAATGTTAATAAAGCTTCTGCGGGCAACATTAGTGGAGACAGCAGCTTCATGCCCATGAATTTCAACCTTGGTCTTCCTGGTTATACATGTGGAGTCCCGTTTCAGGTTCCACCAACCATGTTCAAAGAGGATGGAAGCCGTCGATGGACACAAGCTCTTG AGACGTGGAATGTAACCTGTATATACTCGCAATTTCAAGCATCACCTGCTCCAAAATGTTGTGTTTCCCTGTCTGCATTCTACAACAGTACCATTGTTCCTTGCCCCCAGTGCAGCTGTAATTGTCAAGGATTGGCTGGAGGAAAATGTGTAAA GTCTGGCGAAACTCCTTCCTTGTTGGAACAACCACATGCAAATGAAGAAGACCCACAACCTTTGGTGAGGTGCTCTCCCCACATGTGCCCAATACAGGTGCATTGGCATGTGAAAAACAGTTACAGAGAGTATTGGCGTGTCAAGATCACCATCACAAAtctaaattttgttaaaaactaTTCCATGTGGAACTTGGTGGTGCTCCACCCCAACCTGGGAAATGTCACTCAGGTTTTCAGCTTCAACTACCACCCCCTTAACTCGTATGCATACATAA ATGACACCGGAATGTTTTGGGGGATTCAGTATTACAATGACATGTTACTGCAATCGGGACCAAGTGGAAATGTACAAACCGAGATGCTACTGCACAAAGTTCCGGGGATTTTCACTTTTAGAGAAGGATGGACTTTTCCGAGAAGAATTACCTTCAATGGTGATGAATGTGTCATGCCCCCTCCAGATCAATACCCCAGGCTCCCAAACACAGCTCATACTCATAGTGATACACCAACGCTTTCCATACTCTCTTTctcgttgttgttgttgctgctgttaTAG
- the LOC109002311 gene encoding uncharacterized protein At4g06598-like has translation MASSKGSSSIRNFMCSGKHALLPPKSPFPSVSPPYADFPSNAVGSKSIQKPREGNVHHQRTSSENLLLEEQPSWLDDLLNEPETPIRRGGHRRSSSDSFTYIDAAHVSNLDYVAQDEYKYKNLISVPSWGSEDFEHHKDVQHASLYADFNLAKQNNRAWEPSYNVVTNPSSHSIRDNTVRWSSGSSCLLQEADGFQSTESEKQDQVEYNSQDAKAFSERRDGSHAKASASETDTKRAKQQFAQRSRVRKLQYIAELERNIQALQAEGCEVSAELEFLNQQNLILSMENKALKQRLESLAQEQVIKYLEQEVLEREIGRLRALYQQQHLQQQQQQPSSSHRRTNSRDLASQFANLSLKHKEANSGSDPVTGPLRI, from the exons ATGGCAAGTTCCAAGGGGTCATcaagtataagaaattttatgtgcTCTGGAAAGCATGCTCTACTTCCTCCTAAAAGTCCATTTCCCAGTGTTTCCCCACCATATGCTGATTTCCCTAGTAATGCAGTTGGATCAAAATCCATTCAGAAGCCTAGAGAGGGAAATGTACATCACCAACGAACTTCGTCCGAGAACCTTCTCTTAGAGGAGCAACCTTCTTGGCTTGATGATCTTCTTAATGAACCAGAAACACCTATTCGCAGAGGAGGTCATAGGCGCTCATCAAGTGATTCCTTTACTTACATTGACGCAGCACATGTTTCTAACTTAGATTATGTAGCTCAGGATGAGTACAAATATAAGAATTTGATTTCTGTACCTTCTTGGGGATCTGAAGACTTTGAGCATCACAAAGATGTGCAGCATGCTTCATTATATGCAGACTTCAACTTGGCAAAGCAGAATAATAGGGCATGGGAACCATCTTACAATGTTGTGACTAACCCAAGCAGCCATTCTATCAGGGATAACACTGTTCGCTGGAGTTCAGGATCATCATGTTTACTACAGGAAGCTGATGGGTTTCAATCTACAGAAAGCGAGAAGCAGGACCAAGTTGAATACAATTCACAAGATGCAAAAGCTTTTTCTGAAAGAAGGGATGGTTCTCATGCTAAGGCTTCTGCTTCCGAGACGGATACAAAACGTGCTAAGCA GCAATTCGCTCAACGTTCACGGGTCCGGAAGCTTCAATACATAGCTGAGCTTGAAAGGAACATACAAGCTTTGCAG GCAGAAGGGTGTGAAGTTTCAGCTGAACTTGAATTTCTCAATCAACAGAATCTTATTCTGAGCATGGAGAACAAAGCCCTTAAACAACGGTTAGAAAGTCTAGCTCAGGAGCAGGTCATAAAATACT TGGAGCAAGAAGTattggagagagagattggGAGGCTACGAGCCTTGTATCAGCAGCAGCATCTacagcaacagcaacagcagCCATCTTCTAGCCATCGACGCACTAACAGCAGAGACCTAGCTTCCCAATTCGCTAACCTCTCTTTGAAACACAAGGAAGCCAATTCAGGCAGTGACCCTGTAACGGGTCCACTTCGCATATAG
- the LOC109002322 gene encoding 60S ribosomal protein L2, mitochondrial, with protein MALRRASSSFFNKLNLHLNLVHPTIRHSLYNNVARRSLSSDVAGTPPWHDSMMSQMFHLDINSQIGSCMPLAAMRIGTMIHNIEMNPGQGGKLVRAAGTSAKILKEPTSKYCLVRLPSGAEKLINSRCRATIGQVSNPGHGARKLRKAGQSRWLGIRPKVRGVAMNPVDHPHGGGEGKSKSSGSHGKCSRTPWGKPCKSGYKTGPLKRRK; from the exons ATGGCTCTTCGCCGTGCTTCATCCAGCTTCTTCAACAAGCTCAACCTCCATCTCAATCTTGTCCATCCTACAATCCGCCACTCTCTCTACAACAACGTTGCTCGTCGCAGTCTCTCCTCCg ATGTGGCTGGCACTCCTCCTTGGCATGATAGCATGATGAGCCAGATGTTCCATCTTGacataaattcacaaattgggAGTTGCATGCCACTTGCTGCCATGCGAATTGGAACAATGATCCATAACATTGAGATGAACCCGGGTCAAGGTGGCAAGCTAGTTCGAGCTGCAGGTACTTCTGCTAAGATCTTGAAAGAGCCAACGTCCAAGTATTGCTTAGTGAGACTACCTTCAGGTGCTGAGAAGTTGATCAATTCTCGGTGTCGGGCCACAATTGGTCAGGTGTCAAACCCAGGTCATGGGGCTCGGAAGCTCAGGAAAGCTGGGCAGAGCCGATGGCTGGGTATTAGACCAAAAGTTCGAGGAGTGGCTATGAATCCAGTAGATCATCCACACGGTGGAGGTGAGGGTAAGAGCAAGAGTAGTGGGAGTCATGGGAAGTGTTCTCGTACTCCTTGGGGGAAGCCTTGCAAGTCTGGGTACAAAACTGGACCCCTGAAGCGCAGAAAGTAG
- the LOC109002316 gene encoding zinc finger transcription factor YY1-like isoform X1 has translation MDTQFTHNLYERRSIVKSNTPAVKWFKEWVPQDVVVTSGKCFLLKWVTEETLKALKEKAKEPEALEPEPEPTTEVLFLCSYEGCGKTFIDAGALRKHSHIHGERQYVCHYEGCGKKFLDSSKLKRHFLIHTGERDFICPHEGCGKFELQAFSLDFNLRSHMKTHSQENYHICPYPDCGKRYAHEYKLKNHIASHHEKGVTMDVVKYNPPSDKQNKPLKPSSGAYGSASSDRPYACPYEGCEKAYIHEYKLKLHLRKEHPGHMSDENAENALANADNEMDEASDQDAYGGKHVNGKSQKQSRPKPNLRLPPPKATQRKGSTPSAIPVNVMKKRWPVKEEGYVEEDSEETEEDRENVEDGWRYAENEDDDEETDFED, from the exons ATGGACACGCAGTTCACTCACAATCTATACGAACGGCGCTCCATTGTCAAGTCCAATACCCCTGCCGTTAAGTGGTTCAAGGAGTG GGTTCCTCAGGATGTTGTAGTAACTAGTGGGAAGTGCTTTCTCTTGAAATGGGTAACAG AGGAAACATTGAAGGCCTTGAAAGAGAAGGCAAAAGAACCAGAGGCACTGGAGCCAGAACCAGAACCAACAACTGAAGTACTTTTCCTTTGCAGCTATGAAGGTTGTGGCAAGACCTTCATTGATGCTGGTGCTTTGAGGAAGCATTCTCATATACATGGAGAGAGACAATATGTTTGTCACTATGAAGGGTGTGGAAAG AAATTTTTGGATAGTTCGAAATTGAAAAGACACTTTCTCATTCATACTGGAGAAAGAGATTTCATATGTCCTCATGAAGGCTGTGGTAAG TTTGAACTGCAGGCATTTTCTCTGGATTTCAACCTAAGGTCACACATGAAAACACATTCACAGGAAAACTATCATATATGCCCATACCCAGATTGTGGAAAGAGATATGCTCATGAGTACAAGCTAAAGAACCACATTGCATCTCATCACGAAAAG GGTGTGACCATGGATGTGGTAAAATACAACCCCCCTtctgataagcagaacaaaccTCTCAAGCCTTCTTCTGGGGCTTATGGCTCTGCATCATCTGACCGCCCTTATGCTTGTCCTTATGAAGGGTGCGAGAAGGCCTACATCCATGAATACAAGCTTAAACTCCATTTGAGGAAAGAGCACCCTGGCCACATGTCTGATGAGAATGCAGAGAATGCCCTAGCTAATGCTGATAATGAGATGGATGAAGCCAGTGACCAAGATGCCTACGGTGGAAAGCATGTAAATGGCAAAAGTCAGAAACAAAGCAGGCCCAAACCAAACTTGAGGTTGCCGCCTCCAAAAGCCACACAGCGAAAAGGCTCGACTCCATCTGCAATACCTGTGAATGTAATGAAAAAGAGATGGCCTGTCAAAGAGGAAGGTTACGTGGAAGAAGATAGTGAAGAAACAGAGGAGGACCGTGAAAATGTCGAGGACGGTTGGAGATATGCAGAAAACGAAGATGACGATGAAGAAACAGATTTTGAAGATTAG
- the LOC109002316 gene encoding zinc finger transcription factor YY1-like isoform X2 yields MDTQFTHNLYERRSIVKSNTPAVKWFKEWVPQDVVVTSGKCFLLKWVTEETLKALKEKAKEPEALEPEPEPTTEVLFLCSYEGCGKTFIDAGALRKHSHIHGERQYVCHYEGCGKKFLDSSKLKRHFLIHTGERDFICPHEGCGKAFSLDFNLRSHMKTHSQENYHICPYPDCGKRYAHEYKLKNHIASHHEKGVTMDVVKYNPPSDKQNKPLKPSSGAYGSASSDRPYACPYEGCEKAYIHEYKLKLHLRKEHPGHMSDENAENALANADNEMDEASDQDAYGGKHVNGKSQKQSRPKPNLRLPPPKATQRKGSTPSAIPVNVMKKRWPVKEEGYVEEDSEETEEDRENVEDGWRYAENEDDDEETDFED; encoded by the exons ATGGACACGCAGTTCACTCACAATCTATACGAACGGCGCTCCATTGTCAAGTCCAATACCCCTGCCGTTAAGTGGTTCAAGGAGTG GGTTCCTCAGGATGTTGTAGTAACTAGTGGGAAGTGCTTTCTCTTGAAATGGGTAACAG AGGAAACATTGAAGGCCTTGAAAGAGAAGGCAAAAGAACCAGAGGCACTGGAGCCAGAACCAGAACCAACAACTGAAGTACTTTTCCTTTGCAGCTATGAAGGTTGTGGCAAGACCTTCATTGATGCTGGTGCTTTGAGGAAGCATTCTCATATACATGGAGAGAGACAATATGTTTGTCACTATGAAGGGTGTGGAAAG AAATTTTTGGATAGTTCGAAATTGAAAAGACACTTTCTCATTCATACTGGAGAAAGAGATTTCATATGTCCTCATGAAGGCTGTGGTAAG GCATTTTCTCTGGATTTCAACCTAAGGTCACACATGAAAACACATTCACAGGAAAACTATCATATATGCCCATACCCAGATTGTGGAAAGAGATATGCTCATGAGTACAAGCTAAAGAACCACATTGCATCTCATCACGAAAAG GGTGTGACCATGGATGTGGTAAAATACAACCCCCCTtctgataagcagaacaaaccTCTCAAGCCTTCTTCTGGGGCTTATGGCTCTGCATCATCTGACCGCCCTTATGCTTGTCCTTATGAAGGGTGCGAGAAGGCCTACATCCATGAATACAAGCTTAAACTCCATTTGAGGAAAGAGCACCCTGGCCACATGTCTGATGAGAATGCAGAGAATGCCCTAGCTAATGCTGATAATGAGATGGATGAAGCCAGTGACCAAGATGCCTACGGTGGAAAGCATGTAAATGGCAAAAGTCAGAAACAAAGCAGGCCCAAACCAAACTTGAGGTTGCCGCCTCCAAAAGCCACACAGCGAAAAGGCTCGACTCCATCTGCAATACCTGTGAATGTAATGAAAAAGAGATGGCCTGTCAAAGAGGAAGGTTACGTGGAAGAAGATAGTGAAGAAACAGAGGAGGACCGTGAAAATGTCGAGGACGGTTGGAGATATGCAGAAAACGAAGATGACGATGAAGAAACAGATTTTGAAGATTAG
- the LOC109002310 gene encoding magnesium transporter MRS2-4: protein MGKKAASSPRTTGWRRLKRSTESPSPPVGGAGSPPNNNSNLIGASVGKGKKKTGGAKLWMRFDQSGRSELVELDKSAIIRRAAIPARDLRILGPVFSHSSSILAREKAMVVNLEFIKAIVMAEEVLLLDPLRQEVLPFVDQLRQQLPHRSPSHAAGHRDEQDNGMRVSTGRQWLPVPEATEGLQCELPFEFQVLEIALEVVCIYLDSSVADLERNAYPVLDELARNVSTKNLEHVRSLKSNLTRLLARVQKVRDEIEHLLDDNEDMAQLYLTRKWIQNQQSDALLGAVASNSIVTASPRLRRLSSTRSGSLVTSNFQNDDDVEDLEMLLEAYFMQLDGTRNKILSVREYIDDTEDYVNIQLDNQRNELIQLQLTLTIASFAIAAETLIAGLFGMNIPCPLYKMDGIFGFFVGGTSAGCLLLFLLVLGYARWKKLLGS from the exons ATGGGCAAAAAGGCCGCCTCATCTCCCCGGACCACCGGGTGGCGCCGCTTGAAGAGGTCTACGGAGTCTCCGTCTCCGCCGGTAGGAGGAGCCGGATCGCCTCCGAACAACAACAGCAACTTGATAGGAGCAAGTGTAgggaaggggaagaagaagaccgGGGGAGCGAAGCTGTGGATGAGATTCGATCAGTCGGGTCGGTCCGAGCTGGTTGAGTTGGACAAGAGCGCCATCATTCGGCGTGCCGCTATTCCCGCTAGGGATTTGAGGATCCTTGGCCCTGTCTTCTCACATTCCTCAAGTATCCTTG CTAGGGAGAAAGCCATGGTTGTCAATTTAGAGTTTATAAAGGCTATAGTTATGGCTGAAGAAGTGCTGTTGCTTGATCCTCTTCGTCAGGAGGTTCTTCCATTTGTGGATCAATTAAGACAACAACTTCCTCATAGAAGCCCATCCCATGCAGCAGGCCACAGAGATGAACAAGATAATGGAATGCGTGTTTCTACAGGCAGACAATGGTTACCTGTTCCAGAAGCTACTGAAGGTTTGCAGTGTGAGCTTCCTTTCGAGTTTCAGGTTCTGGAGATTGCATTAGAGGTTGTCTGTATATATCTGGATTCCAGTGTGGCAGACCTTGAGAGAAATGCTTACCCTGTGTTGGATGAACTGGCCAGGAATGTTAGCACCAAGAATCTTGAACATGTGAGGAGTCTGAAAAGCAATCTTACCCGTCTGCTTGCACGTGTTCAAAAG GTAAGGGATGAAATTGAACATCTTTTAGATGATAACGAAGATATGGCACAGTTGTATCTGACAAGGAAGTGGATCCAGAATCAGCAATCCGATGCTTTACTTGGAGCTGTGGCTTCGAATAGCATAGTTACTGCTTCTCCCCGTCTTCGTCGACTTAGTTCTACCAGAAGTGGAAGTTTAGTGACTAGCAACTTTCagaatgatgatgatgtagAGGATCTAGAGATGTTGCTTGAAGCTTATTTTATGCAGCTGGATGGAACTCGTAACAAGATATTGTCT GTTCGGGAGTATATTGATGACACAGAAGACTATGTCAACATCCAACTTGACAACCAGCGGAATGAACTTATTCAACTTCAGTTGACATTGACCATTGCATCATTTGCTATTGCTGCTGAAACCTTGATAGCCGGGCTGTTTGGTATGAACATCCCTTGTCCATTGTATAAAATGGACGGGATATTTGGGTTCTTTGTCGGAGGCACTTCAGCCGGTTGTTTGTTGCTATTCCTGCTTGTTTTAGGATATGCCAGATGGAAGAAGTTGCTTGGTTCATAG